CAATTATTGTGCACTACACAGACTCTGTTCCCCGTATTCATAATATTATTTCATTGCTCGGTACAGTTCAAAATTATGTAAAGATAGAAATTGATAAGAAAATATTAATAATGCTTAATCAGGTCTATGCTGATACGCGATATCCGAGAGAAATAGAAAACCAAAATTTAGTTCTCCCCTCAAAGAACACT
This genomic window from Spirochaeta lutea contains:
- a CDS encoding HEPN domain-containing protein, whose translation is IIVHYTDSVPRIHNIISLLGTVQNYVKIEIDKKILIMLNQVYADTRYPREIENQNLVLPSKNTSELFKIEAENIFKQTKDILDIKNET